A single region of the Marinobacter nanhaiticus D15-8W genome encodes:
- a CDS encoding amidohydrolase/deacetylase family metallohydrolase, whose product MEGRPYDLLLKGGRVVDPAQRLDRMLDIAIKDGRIAALEAGLAPELASEVINTEDKLIAPGLIDTHAHIFEHVTGSFGLNPDSCGVRAGVSTLVDQGGPSLMTLPAFRHYVAEPAASRVLCFLSAYLVGGLEGHHYPQLYSPEDVDVKRTIEIGLANRDLVKGIKAHAEVGGKSRWGMEVIKQARDIARGIGVPLYIHLGQLWPEAGKGIDDPDTVIEELVPLMQEGDILAHPFTRHPGGFISCKTGELHPIIREGLDRGLRVDVGHGSHFSFEMAQKVIEAGILPTTLGADMHGYNTDAGQVKATNRESNPFFGKTRFCLTHAMTELLALGMPLTDVVATVTSNAAGMLGIDDEIGSLAVGKTADIAVLERETGRFTLSDNSGMTVTATEAIRPVFSLREGVRYDVDSPVVVEPMDLAS is encoded by the coding sequence ATGGAAGGCAGACCCTATGATCTGCTGTTAAAAGGAGGCCGCGTCGTCGATCCGGCGCAACGCCTTGATCGCATGCTGGATATCGCCATAAAGGACGGCCGGATTGCTGCTTTGGAAGCCGGGCTGGCACCGGAACTGGCCAGCGAGGTGATCAACACTGAAGACAAGCTGATCGCCCCTGGCCTTATCGATACGCACGCTCATATCTTTGAGCACGTCACCGGTAGTTTCGGGCTCAACCCTGATAGCTGCGGCGTCCGCGCCGGGGTCTCGACACTGGTTGATCAGGGTGGTCCGAGCCTGATGACCCTGCCCGCTTTCCGTCATTATGTCGCCGAACCAGCAGCCAGCCGTGTACTGTGCTTCCTCTCGGCTTACCTGGTGGGTGGCCTCGAAGGGCATCACTACCCACAGCTCTACAGCCCCGAAGACGTGGACGTGAAACGCACTATCGAGATTGGCCTGGCCAACCGCGATCTGGTCAAGGGCATCAAGGCGCATGCGGAAGTGGGTGGCAAATCCCGTTGGGGCATGGAAGTGATCAAGCAGGCACGGGATATCGCACGGGGCATTGGCGTCCCACTTTACATCCACCTGGGCCAACTCTGGCCAGAGGCAGGCAAGGGCATCGACGACCCCGACACCGTGATCGAAGAGCTCGTTCCGCTGATGCAGGAAGGCGATATTCTTGCTCATCCGTTTACCCGACACCCCGGCGGATTTATCTCCTGCAAGACTGGCGAACTCCATCCCATCATCCGCGAAGGACTTGACCGTGGCTTGCGGGTAGACGTCGGCCATGGTTCCCATTTCAGCTTCGAGATGGCGCAGAAAGTCATTGAAGCCGGCATCCTCCCCACGACTTTGGGGGCGGATATGCATGGCTACAACACTGACGCCGGCCAGGTGAAAGCGACGAACCGGGAGTCCAACCCGTTCTTCGGCAAGACCCGGTTCTGTCTGACCCATGCCATGACGGAACTACTGGCCCTGGGCATGCCGCTGACAGATGTCGTAGCTACAGTCACCAGCAACGCCGCCGGGATGCTGGGTATCGACGACGAAATCGGCAGCCTTGCGGTCGGGAAGACTGCGGATATTGCTGTATTGGAGCGCGAAACCGGACGTTTCACGCTATCGGACAACAGCGGCATGACCGTAACAGCAACGGAAGCAATTCGCCCCGTATTCTCGCTGCGCGAAGGGGTTCGCTATGACGTCGACAGCCCCGTCGTGGTTGAGCCGATGGATCTGGCCAGCTGA
- a CDS encoding sterol desaturase family protein, translated as MSPTPLTDLLGFDPHLVTLALAPVFLLAMAGEWLHLRGSQGAYPSATYTWADTLSNMMLAGLYQASDVLAALLTIVVYNALFDVRLFEIPFTAWSVVLLFIIQDFVYYWFHRAHHRVRWFWCSHVVHHSSEKLNLSTAFRQSVTYPITGMWLFWLPIVLIGFPPETVIFAVAISLAYQFFIHTQTVGKLGPLEWVLNTPSHHRAHHGRNPKYIDRNYGGILIIWDRLFGTFVEEDENEQPDYGIPRQIRTHNPVTLNFHEWRDMYRDATTPGLTFKERWLVLFGPPEYAGQRLRCDSKDNTTEAQQVA; from the coding sequence ATGTCCCCGACACCCCTGACGGATCTTCTCGGTTTCGACCCTCACCTGGTCACCCTTGCCCTGGCGCCGGTCTTCCTGCTGGCCATGGCGGGTGAGTGGCTGCATTTGCGAGGCAGTCAGGGGGCCTACCCGTCGGCGACGTACACCTGGGCCGATACCCTGAGCAACATGATGCTGGCGGGCCTGTATCAGGCCAGCGACGTGCTGGCGGCTTTGCTGACAATCGTTGTCTATAACGCCCTGTTTGACGTGCGTCTGTTCGAGATTCCCTTCACGGCGTGGTCGGTGGTGCTGCTCTTCATCATCCAGGACTTTGTCTACTATTGGTTCCACCGTGCCCATCACCGCGTGCGCTGGTTCTGGTGTTCCCACGTGGTGCATCATTCGTCGGAAAAGCTCAACCTGTCCACCGCGTTCCGCCAGAGTGTCACCTATCCGATCACCGGCATGTGGCTGTTCTGGTTGCCGATCGTGCTGATTGGCTTTCCGCCGGAGACGGTGATTTTCGCGGTCGCCATCAGTCTTGCCTACCAGTTCTTTATCCACACCCAGACTGTTGGCAAATTGGGGCCACTGGAATGGGTGCTCAACACCCCTTCCCACCATCGCGCCCACCACGGTCGCAATCCGAAGTACATCGACCGTAATTACGGCGGCATCCTGATCATCTGGGATCGCCTGTTCGGCACCTTCGTCGAGGAAGATGAGAACGAACAGCCAGACTACGGTATCCCACGGCAGATCCGTACTCACAACCCGGTAACGCTGAATTTCCATGAGTGGCGGGATATGTACCGTGACGCAACCACGCCGGGGCTAACCTTCAAGGAGCGCTGGCTGGTTTTGTTCGGCCCGCCGGAGTACGCCGGGCAACGTCTGCGGTGCGATTCGAAGGACAACACGACGGAAGCTCAGCAGGTGGCCTGA
- a CDS encoding xanthine dehydrogenase family protein molybdopterin-binding subunit, whose amino-acid sequence MQDKQADKAMVTRGVGARKVRKEDDRYMRGRGEYVGDMALPGMLELAFLRSPVAHGKLKTVTKPAGAEDRVFVADDLAGVKAILADSALPGFKSSEQPVLARDKVRYAGELVAACVATSRADAEDLIDATGLDIETLPAVADMLKALEPQAPLIHEHWGDNVFQHTLVDGDIETVRREAAIRIEREYRTSRQCMSPMEGRGVVTFWDNRLEQLQVYTSTQMPHIVRTGLCECLGLSHEQIRVVAPDVGGGFGYKGILLPEEVCAAWLAMHLRRPIRWLEDRREQLTANANCREHHYRVTAYGDEQGRLLALDTTAVVDAGAYSAYPFSACLEGAQVASILPGPYDFKAYRCSTTSTATNKPPILPYRGVARTGVCFAMELTMDALARAAGREPSDVRMECLIRPESMPFDNITGKHFDSGDYPECLRRAVEAIDLKAVRERQKTPEEDGRLIGVGMAIFCEQSAHGTSVYAGWGIPMVPGHEQAVVRLTPDGALEVRVGIHSHGQGLETTLAQVAEEILGIDTDRVRVIHGDTALTPYSTGTWGSRCMVMAGGAVARACRTLAERVANIGACLLDVPAESVTVGDGIVSNSQDERTVSLEEVARTWYLRPQHLPDNVDSGGLEVTLGYKADRDSGTFSYACHAVVVAVDPELGTTEILDYVVVEDGGVLVNPMIVDGQIYGGIAQGIGTALYEEMPFDRNGQPLASTLADYLLPGATEVPAVEIDHMETPSPYTEFGQKGIGESGAIGPPAAIVNAVNDALSPLGAEICEVPVTPQRLLRAIARASVTPQKEASPVEAAS is encoded by the coding sequence GTGCAAGACAAGCAGGCTGATAAGGCTATGGTGACCCGCGGGGTCGGGGCCAGAAAGGTGCGCAAGGAAGACGATCGCTACATGAGAGGGCGAGGCGAGTATGTGGGCGATATGGCCCTTCCCGGCATGCTTGAGTTGGCCTTCCTGCGCAGCCCGGTGGCACATGGGAAGCTGAAGACGGTGACCAAGCCGGCAGGCGCGGAAGATCGTGTCTTCGTGGCTGACGATCTTGCTGGCGTGAAGGCTATCCTGGCCGATTCGGCCCTGCCCGGATTCAAGTCGTCCGAACAGCCCGTCCTGGCCAGGGATAAGGTGCGCTACGCCGGCGAGTTGGTCGCCGCCTGCGTTGCCACGAGCCGGGCGGACGCGGAGGACCTGATCGATGCAACCGGCCTCGATATCGAAACCCTGCCGGCGGTAGCGGATATGCTAAAGGCGTTGGAGCCACAGGCACCGCTGATTCACGAACACTGGGGGGATAACGTTTTCCAGCACACCCTGGTCGATGGCGATATCGAGACTGTCCGCCGGGAAGCGGCGATACGGATTGAGCGCGAGTACCGTACGTCGCGCCAGTGTATGTCGCCCATGGAGGGCCGCGGTGTGGTGACGTTCTGGGACAATCGCCTGGAGCAGCTCCAAGTCTATACCTCGACCCAGATGCCGCACATCGTGCGCACCGGACTTTGTGAATGCCTGGGGCTCAGTCACGAGCAGATTCGCGTGGTTGCTCCTGATGTAGGTGGTGGTTTCGGGTACAAAGGTATTCTGTTGCCGGAGGAAGTCTGCGCCGCCTGGCTGGCGATGCATTTGCGCCGTCCGATCCGCTGGCTTGAGGATCGCCGGGAGCAGCTCACGGCCAATGCCAATTGCCGCGAGCATCATTACCGCGTCACGGCTTACGGTGATGAACAGGGACGCTTGCTGGCCCTGGACACCACAGCGGTGGTGGATGCCGGAGCTTACTCCGCCTACCCGTTTTCCGCCTGCCTGGAAGGTGCCCAGGTCGCCAGTATCCTGCCAGGGCCCTACGATTTTAAAGCTTACCGTTGCAGTACCACGTCAACAGCCACCAACAAACCGCCGATCCTGCCCTACCGCGGTGTGGCCCGGACAGGGGTCTGTTTTGCCATGGAGCTGACCATGGATGCCCTGGCAAGAGCGGCGGGACGCGAGCCCTCGGATGTGCGGATGGAATGCCTGATCCGCCCTGAATCCATGCCGTTTGACAACATTACAGGTAAGCATTTCGACAGTGGCGATTACCCCGAGTGCCTGCGCCGGGCCGTTGAAGCCATCGACCTCAAGGCGGTGCGCGAGCGCCAGAAGACGCCTGAGGAAGACGGCCGGCTGATCGGTGTCGGTATGGCCATCTTCTGTGAACAATCCGCCCACGGTACATCGGTCTATGCCGGATGGGGCATTCCCATGGTGCCCGGCCATGAGCAGGCTGTCGTGCGCCTGACCCCTGATGGTGCCCTTGAGGTGCGGGTGGGCATCCATTCCCACGGCCAGGGCCTGGAAACCACGTTGGCCCAGGTGGCCGAAGAAATCCTCGGTATCGACACGGATCGTGTCCGGGTCATTCATGGCGACACGGCATTGACGCCGTATTCTACCGGCACCTGGGGATCCCGCTGCATGGTTATGGCAGGCGGCGCCGTGGCCAGGGCCTGCCGAACGCTGGCGGAACGGGTGGCAAATATCGGGGCCTGCCTGCTGGATGTGCCGGCGGAGTCAGTCACGGTCGGCGATGGCATCGTATCGAATAGCCAGGACGAGCGGACTGTCAGCCTGGAAGAGGTGGCACGCACCTGGTATCTCAGACCCCAGCACCTGCCCGATAACGTGGATTCCGGAGGCCTGGAGGTCACTCTGGGTTATAAGGCCGATCGGGACAGTGGCACCTTCAGCTATGCGTGTCATGCCGTGGTGGTCGCCGTGGACCCGGAACTTGGAACCACCGAAATACTGGATTATGTGGTGGTCGAGGATGGTGGGGTTTTGGTCAATCCGATGATCGTAGACGGCCAAATCTACGGTGGCATTGCCCAAGGCATCGGCACTGCCCTGTATGAGGAAATGCCATTTGATCGAAACGGCCAGCCTCTAGCCTCAACGCTGGCGGATTATCTTTTGCCAGGGGCGACCGAAGTGCCGGCGGTGGAGATCGATCATATGGAGACCCCCTCGCCCTATACCGAGTTCGGCCAGAAGGGTATCGGTGAAAGCGGCGCTATTGGACCGCCCGCTGCTATCGTCAATGCGGTGAACGATGCCCTCAGCCCCTTGGGCGCGGAAATCTGTGAGGTGCCGGTGACACCGCAGCGTTTGCTGCGGGCGATTGCCCGGGCCTCTGTTACGCCCCAGAAAGAGGCCAGCCCCGTGGAGGCCGCATCATGA
- a CDS encoding NAD(P)/FAD-dependent oxidoreductase: METLHHIVVVGGGAGGLELVTRLGNKLGKKKKARITLVDSGLTHVWKPLLHEVASGSLDASANEINYRAHARKHHYEFQLGRMGGLDRDKRQIVIDAFHDEEGQEVVPARHITYDTLVIAVGSTANDFGTPGAQEHCLFLDSLRQARRFHNLMLNAFLRKNHEAQEGRPHTLPITIIGAGATGVELAAELRLASRELPVYGMNHLRPEDVSITIIEAADRILPALPTRLSKGATRELERLNVKVLTGDPVREIRPQSLVIDGTEIPSEMTIWAAGIKAPAFLAELDGLETNRGNQLVVKQTLQTTNDVNIFALGDCAACPQPDSDRPVPPRAQAAHQQADALFETLVNRLQGKDAVAFVYNDHGSLINFSRYTTVGNLMGNLSGRSMYIEGKVARLFYISLYRMHQVALHGLLRTGVIWLMDRISRAMHPRLKLH, encoded by the coding sequence ATGGAAACTCTGCACCACATCGTGGTCGTCGGCGGTGGCGCCGGTGGTCTTGAGCTTGTCACGCGCCTGGGAAACAAGCTGGGAAAGAAGAAAAAGGCCCGCATCACCCTGGTCGACTCCGGCCTCACCCACGTCTGGAAACCGCTCCTGCACGAAGTGGCCTCCGGCTCCCTGGACGCCAGCGCCAACGAGATAAACTACCGGGCTCACGCCCGCAAGCACCACTACGAATTCCAACTGGGCCGCATGGGTGGGCTGGATCGCGACAAGCGCCAGATTGTGATCGATGCCTTCCATGATGAAGAGGGGCAAGAAGTCGTTCCTGCACGGCACATCACCTACGACACCCTGGTCATCGCTGTAGGCAGCACCGCCAATGATTTCGGCACTCCAGGCGCCCAGGAGCACTGCCTGTTCCTGGACAGTCTGCGCCAGGCCAGGCGCTTCCACAACCTGATGCTCAATGCCTTCCTGCGCAAGAACCACGAAGCGCAGGAGGGACGCCCCCACACCCTGCCGATCACGATTATCGGTGCAGGTGCGACCGGGGTGGAGCTTGCGGCAGAGCTGCGTCTGGCTTCTCGCGAGTTGCCCGTCTACGGCATGAATCACCTACGACCGGAAGACGTCAGTATCACCATCATCGAAGCCGCAGACCGAATCCTGCCGGCACTTCCGACGCGTCTCTCCAAGGGGGCAACCCGGGAGCTTGAGCGGCTCAACGTCAAGGTGCTCACTGGCGATCCCGTGCGGGAGATCCGACCGCAAAGCCTGGTGATAGATGGCACGGAAATTCCCTCGGAAATGACCATCTGGGCTGCTGGCATCAAGGCGCCGGCCTTCCTGGCCGAACTCGACGGTCTTGAAACCAATCGCGGGAACCAACTGGTGGTGAAACAGACCCTGCAAACCACGAACGACGTCAACATCTTTGCTTTGGGCGATTGCGCTGCCTGCCCACAGCCGGACTCCGACCGACCGGTGCCGCCCCGGGCCCAGGCTGCGCACCAGCAGGCGGACGCCCTGTTTGAGACCCTGGTCAACCGGTTGCAGGGCAAGGACGCGGTGGCCTTCGTCTACAACGACCACGGCTCGCTGATCAACTTCAGTCGTTACACCACCGTCGGTAACTTGATGGGCAACCTGTCCGGTCGCAGCATGTACATCGAAGGCAAGGTGGCGCGGCTGTTCTATATCTCCCTCTACCGCATGCATCAGGTGGCCCTGCACGGTCTGCTTCGCACCGGTGTGATCTGGCTGATGGACCGCATCAGCCGCGCCATGCACCCGCGCCTGAAACTGCACTGA
- a CDS encoding FAD binding domain-containing protein, producing MKPQAFDYYRADDLADACQKMTAGEVRPIAGGQSLGPMLNLRLARPDALLDVAILRELRGCQRITGGVLIGSAVTHAEIEDGLVPDNTRGILPRIARGIAYRAVRSRGTMGGSLAHADPAADWITTLTALGAQVILQRPSSQGSTRRMYLNDFVTGAMQTALSPDELLVAVFVPDVAADSRFGYFKLCRKTGELAHAMGAVFRAANGDGQRVVFGALPGAPLLLAGSDALDQESWRGALAERYPDMDEADITVRLHVMNKALKRSQIHEQ from the coding sequence ATGAAACCCCAGGCGTTTGACTATTATCGGGCAGATGACCTTGCCGATGCCTGCCAGAAGATGACTGCCGGGGAGGTACGACCCATCGCGGGTGGTCAGTCCCTCGGTCCCATGCTCAATCTGCGCCTGGCGCGGCCGGACGCGTTGTTGGACGTCGCCATCCTGCGGGAACTGCGTGGCTGCCAACGAATAACCGGAGGCGTACTGATCGGCTCGGCAGTGACCCACGCCGAGATTGAAGACGGACTCGTGCCCGATAACACTCGAGGTATCCTGCCGCGAATTGCGCGGGGCATTGCCTATCGTGCCGTGCGCAGTCGCGGCACCATGGGCGGCAGCCTCGCACATGCCGACCCGGCTGCGGACTGGATCACCACGCTGACGGCCCTGGGCGCACAGGTCATCCTCCAGCGGCCATCGTCGCAGGGAAGTACCCGGCGCATGTACCTCAATGATTTCGTGACCGGCGCCATGCAGACGGCGCTATCACCCGACGAGTTGCTGGTCGCGGTGTTTGTTCCGGATGTGGCCGCCGATAGCCGCTTTGGTTACTTCAAGCTGTGCCGCAAGACCGGCGAGCTGGCTCACGCCATGGGGGCGGTGTTTCGTGCCGCCAACGGGGATGGACAACGCGTCGTTTTCGGCGCACTGCCGGGAGCGCCCTTGCTGCTGGCGGGCAGCGATGCGCTCGATCAGGAGTCGTGGCGCGGCGCCTTGGCCGAACGGTACCCGGATATGGACGAGGCGGATATCACGGTTCGCCTGCATGTGATGAACAAGGCGTTGAAGCGGAGTCAGATCCATGAACAGTAA